A window of Aerococcus urinae contains these coding sequences:
- a CDS encoding chromate transporter, giving the protein MYEKMLKDSKSKRQMLVKLFWSTFYLSAFTFGGGYVIITLMKKTFVDDYGWIEEDEMLDLVAIAQSSPGAIAVNGAIVIGYKLAGFIGILVSVLGTILPPMLIISVIALFYQQFIQNFWVKTLLEGMQAGVAAVIAGVVIDMVADVWRRKQPILVIIMLAAFITNYFFSVNIIYIILSCIGLGLVYSWLQRRKGR; this is encoded by the coding sequence ATGTACGAAAAAATGCTTAAAGACTCAAAAAGTAAGCGCCAGATGCTGGTCAAACTCTTTTGGTCTACTTTCTACCTCTCTGCCTTCACCTTCGGTGGGGGTTACGTCATCATAACCCTCATGAAAAAGACCTTTGTGGATGATTATGGCTGGATTGAAGAGGACGAGATGCTAGATTTGGTAGCGATTGCCCAATCTTCTCCCGGTGCTATTGCTGTGAATGGCGCCATCGTTATTGGTTACAAATTAGCTGGTTTTATCGGCATCTTAGTTTCTGTTTTAGGGACTATCTTACCACCCATGCTAATTATTTCGGTGATTGCCCTCTTTTACCAACAATTTATCCAAAATTTCTGGGTAAAAACCCTCTTAGAAGGCATGCAAGCCGGTGTGGCTGCCGTTATCGCCGGGGTAGTTATCGATATGGTAGCTGATGTTTGGCGTCGTAAACAACCCATCTTGGTCATTATTATGCTAGCTGCCTTTATTACCAACTATTTCTTCTCTGTTAATATCATCTATATTATTTTAAGCTGTATCGGCTTGGGATTAGTCTATAGCTGGCTACAAAGACGGAAAGGACGCTAA
- a CDS encoding chromate transporter: MIYLQLLISFLKVGAFSFGGGYAALPLIQEEIVENHAWLSMQEFTDLITISQMTPGPIAINSATFVGTKLAGTLGAMVATLGSILPSIIIVSIIARLYFKYRNLSLLQNVLVALRPAVVAMIAAAGLLILISAFWGEAPVALANINWVAVVIFGLALAILIRYKVNPILVIVMAGVVNVLYQAVLMVV, encoded by the coding sequence ATGATTTATTTACAATTACTTATCTCCTTTTTAAAAGTCGGAGCCTTTAGCTTCGGAGGGGGTTATGCTGCCCTCCCCTTGATTCAAGAGGAAATCGTTGAAAACCACGCTTGGCTATCCATGCAAGAATTTACCGACTTGATTACTATTTCGCAAATGACGCCTGGTCCCATCGCTATCAATTCCGCAACCTTTGTAGGAACTAAGCTAGCTGGAACCCTGGGCGCTATGGTTGCCACTCTGGGTTCGATCTTACCTTCCATTATTATCGTGAGCATCATTGCCCGCCTCTACTTCAAATACCGAAACCTTAGCCTCTTACAAAACGTTCTAGTGGCCTTACGACCGGCCGTTGTAGCGATGATTGCCGCTGCTGGCTTGTTAATATTAATATCCGCCTTTTGGGGTGAAGCTCCCGTAGCCTTAGCCAATATCAATTGGGTCGCCGTAGTCATCTTCGGACTCGCCTTAGCCATTCTCATCCGCTACAAGGTCAATCCCATTTTAGTGATCGTCATGGCAGGAGTTGTTAATGTCCTCTATCAAGCAGTATTGATGGTGGTGTGA
- a CDS encoding FMN-binding protein, producing the protein MAKFNPGTYHEEAQGFLDMVEVDVKVSEDKIEDIQVSEADSENVGSLAIKHLVNQILDQQSADVDVLSGATHSSEGLINAVKEALRIAAGQPEPDEFTPGTYYGEGDGYKGKVTLAVTVDENEITDIKYRGIETPELGGQASEKLIQQIKEDGSKREFDVVSGATYTTMGMQYALDRALAYARGDEDPDAEPYSFQTDTRVDFGTGWLTLDEVQAILDNLEVEISFVDKQNRFLYYNNRRHQEDAGTPRSPVTLGGNVSDCHPPQIRTKVEGIMEDLHHGRRRSESMWYTKGNGNKVYLHYRPIYDQKGRYLGVLETVQNGKPFIDTAESSWDRTLHDPHVPNPFLGETAEDVNQWYQERYEAGLDDELQHAIEKPYIEASEGGPRPDTVTKATSKAKDKEENESKDAVSGASQHEHKMPNPMPEEEIERGRDSVSGPTAPH; encoded by the coding sequence ATGGCAAAATTTAATCCAGGCACCTACCATGAAGAAGCTCAGGGCTTTCTAGATATGGTAGAAGTTGATGTTAAAGTAAGTGAAGATAAAATTGAAGATATCCAAGTTTCGGAAGCAGATTCAGAAAATGTGGGTAGCCTAGCCATCAAGCACTTGGTGAATCAGATCTTAGACCAACAAAGTGCGGATGTGGATGTCCTGTCAGGAGCGACTCATTCTTCTGAAGGGCTTATCAACGCAGTAAAAGAAGCCTTAAGAATTGCTGCGGGACAACCCGAACCCGATGAATTTACACCTGGCACCTACTATGGTGAAGGCGATGGTTACAAGGGTAAAGTGACCTTAGCAGTTACTGTTGACGAGAATGAAATTACCGATATCAAGTATCGGGGCATTGAAACGCCAGAACTGGGTGGCCAAGCTTCAGAAAAATTAATCCAACAAATCAAGGAAGATGGTAGCAAGCGTGAATTTGATGTGGTCTCTGGGGCAACCTATACTACTATGGGGATGCAATACGCCCTAGACCGCGCCTTAGCCTATGCTAGAGGGGATGAAGATCCTGACGCTGAACCATACTCCTTCCAAACTGATACCCGGGTAGATTTTGGAACAGGCTGGTTAACCTTGGATGAAGTCCAAGCCATCTTGGACAACTTAGAAGTGGAAATTTCCTTTGTCGATAAGCAAAACCGCTTCCTCTACTATAATAACCGTCGCCACCAAGAAGATGCGGGGACACCACGGTCTCCAGTGACCCTAGGTGGAAACGTTTCTGACTGCCATCCACCACAAATCCGTACCAAGGTAGAAGGAATTATGGAAGATCTCCATCATGGTCGTCGTCGCAGTGAGAGTATGTGGTACACCAAGGGTAATGGGAATAAGGTCTACTTACACTACCGTCCGATTTATGACCAAAAAGGCCGCTATCTCGGGGTCTTAGAAACCGTTCAAAATGGTAAACCCTTTATTGATACCGCAGAATCCTCTTGGGACCGGACCTTGCATGATCCACATGTACCAAACCCATTCCTGGGCGAAACCGCTGAAGACGTAAATCAATGGTATCAAGAGCGCTACGAAGCGGGTCTTGATGATGAACTCCAACATGCCATCGAGAAACCTTATATTGAAGCTAGCGAGGGTGGCCCAAGACCAGATACGGTAACCAAGGCAACTTCAAAAGCTAAGGATAAAGAAGAAAATGAAAGTAAGGATGCGGTGTCAGGTGCCTCACAACATGAGCATAAGATGCCTAATCCAATGCCTGAAGAAGAAATTGAAAGAGGCCGGGATAGCGTTTCTGGGCCAACCGCACCTCATTAA